In Lolium rigidum isolate FL_2022 chromosome 3, APGP_CSIRO_Lrig_0.1, whole genome shotgun sequence, the genomic window gttctccgagtttcacctcatgtttccgccttgctaacgCTTCATGATTTCTGGCAATttcggtaacgcggagaaacttgaagaactcccatttcacattttcttctttcccaactctTGGTCGGAAAATtcccccatcctgcgggacttcatccattgaCAGCATGCggcatgtctccgggttactcccctgccgcGGACGAGAGTTTGCTTATCTTCACGCTGCAACCCGGAACCTTAaaaggttcaaacggttccgccaatcctggcgccattttcgcgcgatttgagcggtaacttatccttagccgtttttaccacttagggtttttgacacgtgtcgctcatccaacggtgcgacgcttgcgttccgaccacaggatgcggagcacgaatctcctccttcggcctataaatatccgccgttcaaCCCTAATCTCTCCATTCGCCCCCTTTTCACCTCCCAGCGcggcgccgcctccgagctcctcctccgccgcaccgGAGTTCGCCGGAAGTTCGCCGGAGCCGTTTCGCCGCCGCgcagtgttcatcgtgttcttaacttcagcgagccaccgcagcgaaacctcaccgccggcgactccgaccaccatgGCAGCCATTCCGGTAAGCTCTCCAGCGTCGTCTTCgcaccgtagttggtagggatgaactagGATTTCAACATTGGTTCCGACTAAGTTAGTTTTTCCGCCACCGTTTcctcttcagatgtcttcttcgactccgcctccaacctccgagccgatcatggcaacacccctctcctccgcccctcccccCTTTGTCCCAGTTCAGCTGGAACCTTCCAAGGACTCCGGCAAGAACGTCGAGGGAACatctgctaacccggagaaaaccgCCGGAGCAAAACAAGCAGAGAAGAAGGCGGAAGAAGCTGCCGCCAAAAAATCTAAGGCTCGCCAGCGAGACAGCGAGGCCAAGGGGAAgtggtggccctgtaccaccacgGAAACCGAACTcaacaacctcgaggcggagggctttcTAAGACCCGGGTCCTGGCggacacttccgggtgctctggctccagctcccgaagccggagagatggtggtgaccaaggcgcttGTGGAGCGCGGCTTCTCTTTTCCGCCGagtgatttcttctcggaaatcttgAAGgagtatgggctccagccccacaacatttccCCAAACAGCGTCCTGGCCATCAGCAACCAATGCACTCTGtgtgaaggccacctccgggtaccCCCAGAACTTTCTCTTTTTCAGTACTACTTCTCCGTCAAAAAGGAGAAGATTCCTCAAACCTCCGAGTTGGCCACTTGCGGGTCAATTACAttcatgctccgccccggccgcgtctatCCTCCCACCgatcgccacgaatccgcgcgataTTGGTCCGGTggcttcttctacttgaaggatgtttccgacccggcgagcgaaaGGATGTTGCCGCCCTTCAAGAATAGCCCCGCCAGCGAGACTCCGGCCTGGACACAATGTCCTCACCTTTCCGAGTCACCTCTGCTGACTCGcgcagttaggcggatctgcaaactGACGGAAGAAGGTCTGTCAGGGAAGGAACGAAGGAAACGGAAGAATTTACCATCAAGTTGTCGCACAACCAGCTTCAAGATATTGTCACTCAGATTTTTCGAAGGAACGAAGGAAACGGAAAAAACAAGCTTGTTGTTTGTCTTGAACAAGTGGTAGAGAATGGAGTTCTAAGTGAATCAGCCTACAACCATGGAGATGCAAACGTTGAGGTGCGATTCTGCTTATCTTTTGGTAGTATTATTTGCACATTCGGAATAGTAGGTTCTAGCATGATCTGGGAATACTGTTGCAAACGTTTGAAGTATGTACACACAATATATTACTCTCTACATTCAAATATGGATGGGCTCTCCCTGTTTGAAGGTTGAACCTTTCCTCTTAATCAAACGCCTGCTGGTTTGTTTGTCTTACCTTCGTACATTCAAACTGTTGCTGATTTATGAACAAATGGTAACTGAAATTAAACATGCTTGTTTATAGATATTATATCAACTATGTTGACATCTATTCGTTGCTTCTGTTTTTCAACATTCCAAGAGCTGAATTGCATTTCATGTTAATCTTATAGGACTTCCACCGGTATCGCATCGATGGATTTGAGAATGTACTCCCAGCTGGGTTTGGAAATGCTTGTGCTATGTTAAGAGAAGGGAATGTCCTCATTGGGAATATGCAAATCACCAAAGATTACTTCATATTAGGTCCCAATGATGTTTATGACATTCCACCTGATGCTATCtatgagaccaactcttgggggcaGAAGATTTCACATTGCATGGTCATTGTTGGTTTTGGCGTGACACAGGATGGTAAAGGCTACTACGTGTTCCAGAACTCCTACGGACCTGATTGGGGATCGGGAGGTTATGGAAGAGTTTCTTCTGATAGCCTGAAATACCTCTATTCTCCAAGAGTAGGAATGTAGTCTTGGTACTCATGATGTGAAAACTCCATTTGGAGCCTTCTGGTGCTCTAGCTTTTTTTCTAAAAAGCTCTACCTTGTGTATAATATCTTCCATCCATCTCCTGTAACACTTCATCATGAAATAAATTTCGCGAAAGCATATTGGATCGCTTGGAGCCTTATTGTGATTTGCAAATGTGATATCAGCTTTGCACTGCGTGACTAGTTTGCCCTCATTATTGGTTGCTTTTTTGGTCAATTTTGATCACAGCGTGCAGTTGTTTAATTGCATTCCCTTCTTTCTACTGTACTAGCTTTTGTCACTATGCTTCTAATTTCCTGATGGAAGGTTTACTGCTAAGGCAGTTTGGGTGAAAAATCTGAAGAACCTTCGCCAGACATGTTCGACAGATAACAATCTGTAAACAGTTTTATCTTTTCCTTCTCCCTTTCCCTAATATTAGGCATTTCAAAAAGATGGCATAAACACAAATTTGGTTAGAGTAAGAGACAGAAGCTTTGCTGGATTGCTGATCCAACTGTTTGATATTGTTAGTGTTGATATTGTTACTGTTCTTGTGAACTGCCAAGGAGTCATCCCATGGTATCGTTTCAAATTCAAAACTAATATTGTCGAATTATCTTCTAAACAACTTAAGGCTGTTGTTACAATCGCTGCCTTCCCAGCGTTTTGACGGTGCGGTGGGCCAGCGCAGGTGTAGGTGGCGGCTTGCCAGACTTGGCCTGTTTAGGATGGTCGGCGTGTGGTGGGCCAGAGTTGGGCCCCTGGCCTCATGGTCGGCGCCTAAGTGATTTCTCTGGGGTTTGACCGATCTCGCCTTCCCACTAGATTTTCTCCGATCCGTAAGTTCTGCCGATTTTAGAGTCGTCTCTGAGAAAGGAGGGAGAGATGAGGTGCAGATTCCGACGAAATCGCGCAGCCTCAACCGCCCCTCCTGCCGGGCAGAGGACTCAGGTCTGGAGGTCATACTCGAGCGGCGACCGTCGCCGCCGGGCGATCCGCGAGGCGagtgatgaggaggaggacgagaccTTCCTCGGCACCCTCAAGTTCAAGGCTGTCCCTGACCCGGAGACAGTGGCGGCGCCACCAGGGGCGAGGATGGGCGGTCGCCCCGGCTCCCTTGTGGCGGAGCAGGCGTCCCGTAATTAAaattccggcggcggcgctccatTACCGACCGCAGAATCTCTCCATCACTCGATCAGGTATTGCTCTGACCTGAGATGGATGGGCCGTACTTGGCCTGATTTTTTTGGGACGAGCACATCTGAACAGGCACTCATGGACGGCGCCCAGACCTTCTGTTGTTTGATTCGCATGCTCTGGTCATTCGGCCCCTCACAGTACCCACCTCTCCATCACTTGGCGGTTACCAAATAACTGCCTACCTATGAGAAATTGAGAATGAAGTAGGTATCTATCTGAGTTTTCAGAAAAAGATAGAGAATGGAGTACATATGTGAAGTCGTAGATTACCCTTGGGCCTGTAATATGTCAGCTCACTATTTAACAGAGTTGGCAGCAACCTGATTTGAGAGAGTTTAGATAGGTGATGATTGGTTGAATGATTTGATGATTTTCTGTATTAAAAACAAAAGATCTGCAAATCTTAATAACTAGCAAATTATGCTACGTTTTCATTCCTACAAGGACCATCGAGGTCATCTACCTCGACAGTTTCGTCTTGCTAGCACAAAATACAACTTAATTGTATGATACTATTTTGTCAAAAAATTAAAACTGTTATTATACATGTGCTAATTTGGACTCTTAAATTTATCACATGCTGTAGTATCTCTCGCAATATGAGATCTTATGGTTGCACCTGGTTGAGCAACCCAAGTGCCAGGAGTCAGTGTTAGTAGTTTTTTAGTCATTTATATGGGTTTTCATGTTGTACTTCATGAATTATAAATATTGAAATTTTTTTGATCATATATTTTGTTAACAATCCTTTCTTTGGTGCCTCGAAGAAATTAGACCTTATATGTTCGCCCCGGCTCATCTcaattcctggctccgccactgcctgGAGAGCAACCCCTGCCACACCCCCGGCTGACGTCCTCAATAAGACACGTCACTGCCTGGAGAACAAGTCCTGCGAAGCATGTCTTTCTTTTTATCGTTGTTACACTAAGCTAGGTACATATTAACTATGAATTCAATATTCTGCTTATCTTTCCATGAGAATAATCATTAACGTGTTGAACCAATATATATCTCTATTAAGCACCACGGAGATCCAGCGCAGTGGTATTTCAAGTCCCTGTGGGAGAACAATCGTGGCTGCATTCTTCTTTCTTGTACGTAGATTTTTTCTCTATTTTTCCCGAGGTGATGCTTAGGAAGCAATGAGGCTTGAaatcttctctttatttttctAAACCAGGATGAAGTTTAATGCCAAAAATGGTGCTACAAGCTTTGATGCAGTTGATGTCAGCCATGGCTCTGGTTTTGTGTAGTCAATATTATCCTATGAACAAAAAAGGTCTTCTGGAAAAAGTATGGTGGTAAGCACCATTTCATTTCAGAAGCGACCTTTAAAGTATGCCAGTTACTAAGTGTCCCAGTTAGCTTAAGCTATATATACAACTGATCATGAGTCTGGTTGAGCATTGCCTTTCACCGAAGAATCCTTTCTCAGCCCCATATCAGAAGTAGTAGGAAGTTGAAAAATGAATCATTATATGTTTCACACCAAAATGGGAAAAGCTTCATTATTACAAGTTATTAGCATTATTTACTTTTCTAAAAGTAAGATTACAGACATTGTCCTGTATTGTCTACTTTATAAGCTTTGGCAGAATATGTTATGTCTTAGAAGGGTCTTACGAGTAATCAATTTACTGATTTGGTCTGGCGTTGGGATTTTAAGGTattttgttcttcaaggaatttcATCACCATGATATATTATTGTTACTGGTCTTTTCAATAGTACTTCTGGTCAAGTCTTGTGCACTCTCAGTCTCATTGGTCACTCAAAgaaggtctctagagtctagccaAACTCACGGGCTCCCACCCTCTCTGTCAATATGCGTGTATTGGCTCTTTTTTCAATATATTTTTATGATAAACATGTGTGTAATTTCTATGATTGCGAACTTGGAAAGTAATCTTGCAAATCCCTCTTCATTTAGCATACATCTTCAATGTGATTAGAACATACTAAACTTTGTTAATATTGCAGGGCCGTCTCAACCGAGAAGTAAAAATCTGGGTTTCCTCTGATAAGGAAGGTTTGTTATTGCCAACTGACTCTGGGACCTGGAGATGCACTCAAGCTCTGGAACTTGTGAGTTCTCTGGAACATAAGCACGAGGAAGCATTTTTCAACCAAGTAGCAGTGTTGCCGCAAGCTAGCCTTATTTTGCTTGTGAATGCCAAAAAGAATGCTATATATGCTGTCCATGTTGAGTATGGCCCAGATCCTGCCTCTACTCAGTTGGACTATATAGCAGATTTCACAGTTGCAACGCCTATTATAAGTCTGATGGGAACATGCGGAAGCCAACCATATGGTGAAAGTAGTGCAAGTCTATTGTGTCCAGACAGCTGTTCAGAAGCATGGTCTGGAGGTATCACCCTGTTTGCCTCCTACAGCTGATAATACTGGTCTTTGGTAGGGACCCGGCTCTTCCACATGTATATGACAGACCTCTAGAAGTTTATTGTGGTCGTGGTTCTGTTGTAATTATTAATAATCTGCTATGAACATTTTGGTATGTTTATCTAGCTTATTTTAACACAATTCTGTCAATAACAACCTCATTGGTTTCCATATGACTGGTCAGAAATCATTGTGCCAACAATTTTGCAATTACATGCTCTCACACCAAACAACTGGTACAACCGTGTCGAAACCCGATTAAACTGCCAACGGATGGGTTACTACCGCTACGCTGCGCAAACGTTAagcaggcggcgcggcgaagcgcgctaTCTGTCTAGTGAACATTGTTTGTGAGGCGAAGCGCCACATCACCGTAAGGATTCACATGCATCATTCAACATTTTGGACCCGACTGCCAATACGCAGGACACTTTCTCCAGGCCTAACTTGGCATGAACCATGAAGAATTAACATAAAACCTCTAGTACTCACTTACTTGGAAGAAGTTGTCATCACACCAAGTTATAAAATGACCGCAAGAAGAGTACCAAACAATATTTAAAAAACATAATTCATGTTCAACATTTAAGCTCTAGCTAGCACTTTGTTGCTCACATAAATTAAACGCTGCTTCCTCCAGGAGCCCATGATGCAATCCAGAAACCGAATTCCCCAGGATCTCAGCTTTGCAAGTTTCTAGCCGTTAAAgataacaaacatcatcatcactATCCAGGACCAACTCCATGTGGAAGGAACCCTTCTCCTTGTGCCCGCCCAAGTAGCCACCAGCATTGGGATGCATAAGGTCCTTCGCTCCATGATTGCAAGCAAAACAATGACCTATATATTTAGAATATATTAGCTGCTGATGCCTGACAATGCAGAAGAAAATTTATCCAAATAGTACCATATAGATAGTTACCACTTACCAGAGTCAGTCTCTTCCAAAGGGGTGCAGTGATAAACATCCCCCTCTCCCTTGCAATCCGGTTCCACCTCAGCAAAGAACATAGTGGGTTCACCATCCGAGAAGCCTCTTTTCACTAGGAAGTTGTAGTGAACATACTCTCTCGGGCATTCAACAACAAGGCTCATCTCTTTCACTTCCATAAACTCTAGTTCGCTAGGCTGAAATCAAATCAGTCAGTACAACACATTCGGCTTCAACCGTGTATGTAATAAAAAAAAATAACAATTCTGATTCAAATGATAATAATCATACAGGTTACTCCAAATTTCATGAAAGCGGTGATGCCACAAAATTGATTGAGCTGGTAAGTGAGCTATTTCTCTATATCATAGTCAATTCCATTAGAAGTAAAATCGCACATCTAAACTATATACTCCATCTTCAATTCCATCATTGTGTTCTGATTCCGTAGGTAAAATACAAATACAGGGACAAAAGCAACATCAGCCAAATCGAATCAAGTGGATACATGCATCAAATGGCTGTAAAATGTGTGGACCATGAAAGCAAGAAAATATACCCACTACATGAGAAGCCAGCCAGCACCacatatacatacatgcatacggTACCTGTATattattttgcttggcgtactttTTGAGCGCTGTGAGCAAGATATTGCGTTGACGCTCCTCTATCCGCTTGGCCCGCTCCTCACGGGACGGCTGCTTGGGCCTTCTACTGAACTGTGCTTTGGAGGCAGCAACAAAAGCATCGCAGAGGTCCTGAACAGTAAACTGTGATCGTCGAGGGATGGGATCCTCCCAGGTCTCCAATCCGTCGACATCGTCACGCTCGCCGAAGGCCGGTGAGGATGGTAATGTCGGGATCGACCCAGTCATTGCAAATTTACCTAAACAAACCAGATCGTCGATTAATTGAACCCACGCAATctgagagagagcgagagagagagatggagagggGAAATTGGTGTTACCTGTATGTAATTAAACGCGGGAGGGCGTCCGATGAAGGAAGGGGATTGCCGGCGATCAGATCAACCGCCGACCACCAGGGTACGCAGTTCCTCTCTTCCCcctagtttttttttcttatacCTATTATTCTCAGTTTCCCGGCCCGTACTAGTAGTACTCCGTATTAATATAGGCAACCAGGGAGAGTGCCTACCGGTGCAATATTATGCGCGTATTAATATTATTGTCAAACATTGTCACGTTCCAGAAAAAAATCACAACATTGTTGATGCCATAATTCCCAATGTTCTTTGCTGATTAACAATTTTTTGTTGGTATGAGAAAAATACCCTAGGTAAAGTAATTAGCAACAGGAGCTGTATTGCTCTGCTTCATCGACAGGAGCTGTATTGCTCTGCTTCATCGACAGCCTAAACCGCACGTATACAAGGCAACATCATATCCTACGGACAAACGGCCGGCAAGAGAAATACCCTGCGTAAAGTAGTCAGCTGCGTTCTTACGTGGTTTGGTCAGCTACCGTAGCGGGCAAACGGCTGACCGCTTATCCTAACGGGAGTAGATGGACCAGCTGCTAAGTCCCGTTCAGTTTAACAGGACACAGGCGGCAGTTGGTGGACAGCCACGGACGTGTCCATTTACAGGTATAGCTTTTAGGCATTGTTTGGTAAAAAGCGGCCGGTTTGCAATCCTATTCAGAATCGTAAACACCTGGTTTGTTTCGTGACCGGTGACAgtggcctaagagcatctccactcgcgtccccaaaccgcgccggattgagcgtgtgAGGAATGTGTTTTGTTCATGCCGCATTTGGGGGCGTCGCTCcctagtcgcgtccctcaaacgccgcccccaaacattaaaaatatttttttttatttttatttcaattttcacaaactaatacataattgggaacgtggtttacaggaagacacagtttggaacatggttttccacaaactaatatatagtttgaatcatgatggacacaaatataaaattttacaaaaaaactaaacctaactaggccgtgtgttgtgggtatacttcatgggtgtaccatcgacagtgcctagatccggcaagcccgggtggcccacagacgatgatgaggcatgtggcccatcgggcggcccagttgcggttgatcatgaaggaagaagtccggcccaggatcagtaagccggatccgtaccgacattaggaggaacccggatccagggaggcccatgaggaacccggatccagtacgacgtatatggaagtcggatccgtggcgtacacggcaagacattataccgtagttaggctatctgtaatccggctaggactctccatgtaaaccctagatccgtgcgcctttataagccggatcttggtagccctagaggcacaaccacaactcattgtaacaacgcgaaagcgcccagataattccagacaagcagcagtaggccctgtcatcgtgcaggtgttccgaagctgggtaactcgcgtaccatcgtcccgtgtgcactccgccctatggcccctacttcttcttccctcgtgaggatccctcctccgaggtaccgtcgattaggcaacgacagcttggcgcccaccgtggggcctcgcggcgtccggaggccggaaccgggagggttccgccatgggaagctacgacgacaccatcgccgtggggcgtgtcctttacgccggaaatctgccgatcgtccctccggatgagtgctggattccggctaaaaccgaccccgtcaagctctccatcgtcccagttggcggcatacacatcttcatcggggaaaccgtcgattccgacggaaacccactcgtaagtagcgctgacgcgaccgccgccgagcaggacgcagtcgcgaaaatccgatctgagacgaaggaacttcctagcgaagattccgccttagatctgaaaaaatcagatcccacccaatccgcccttgagcaggaaataacggtggaagaccaatgcagatccgcctgggtctcccaggtgttagaaaagcaaaggtgtcacttcgtgcacttcttggcccataccgccggaaccgcccctcaagaagccagagctggtcccgagcaggtcatggccccggaaaacaacgttgctccggatcagcaagaggctgtcagaGAAAACGGAACTCCgggtgaagagtcgattttgggaaatctaagcccaatttccggagacacccaatccatggacactgaagagttcgatcgcaaggtgaaggaatacggatacggtgatcagcctcgAAGTTGATTCCGCCTAACCAAAGCGGTGTACTTGCAACCGTAGCGGCGCCGGGAGAACACGGAtcgaagaggcaggcacccaatccgacccccagccatcccatcagggatctccaatgtcgcgagAGCGACCCCgcaaggattcttcctcggaggacctcctgtcgcctgaagagatggtcgcacaagcaggcatggatgcggtttatcgctcggatattgttaacaaacccatcactcccgaagacatagaagcattagaagctaagagagtggagctgctggccacagccaagaagtttaaggacaccgcagctgccatgctggaggaaaggaaacacgccgcagtttttgtggaagacttcatccagcgtgagcaggaggtggacgaaggactggcaaaagtcaaggaactccgaaagcattgggaggacaagatcgttgaagctcatcaggAGGTCGCAAAGGTCCGGCgcgagttgatagctccccgcaatatcaccttcgcaactccaacggagcagcagccgttcgcaaccccaaaggacaatatgacgaaagctgcagagatcttgaagaaaagtaacgaggaaattgacatcgactacgttcgcacgctcgtcgcttcagcggtgaagcagcagagcaaggcagacacttcgcgcaagttggagtcTAACCCAGAGCATTGCATCTCCACTgcacagaaggacgcccacgacaatcgccatcgagatgacgaatcgcgaaccggatcctcggaacgaagaaggaaagccagggaacacccaaatccgatccccgtaccatcaaagacgccaccgtcagatccaagaaagggaaaggatgcaatgtactctggacgggaaaagtaccgcaacccctctcctccgcccaatggttacccgcgtccctctcgccgccgtagtccagccgaaaacaccaggcctcaggggcatggtggaattgttatccgcgacaacgtgctgccttcaagaaacagaaacagggagcgcacgccggaacctcatcGGAACCAAAAcaccgatcgtgagcccgagcctaggaggagtcgggatgaggagcgcgatccggaacctcgccggagccggaa contains:
- the LOC124695371 gene encoding uncharacterized protein LOC124695371; translation: MTGSIPTLPSSPAFGERDDVDGLETWEDPIPRRSQFTVQDLCDAFVAASKAQFSRRPKQPSREERAKRIEERQRNILLTALKKYAKQNNIQPSELEFMEVKEMSLVVECPREYVHYNFLVKRGFSDGEPTMFFAEVEPDCKGEGDVYHCTPLEETDSGHCFACNHGAKDLMHPNAGGYLGGHKEKGSFHMELVLDSDDDVCYL